The following proteins are co-located in the Urocitellus parryii isolate mUroPar1 chromosome 15, mUroPar1.hap1, whole genome shotgun sequence genome:
- the Chst6 gene encoding carbohydrate sulfotransferase 6 → MRLPRVSGTVVTALLLAQTCLLLFLVSRQGPWYPAGGKQRVHVLVLSSWRSGSSFVGQLFSQHPDVFYLMEPAWHVWAALSQGSAPALHMAVRDLVRSVFLCDMDVFDAYLPWRRNLSDLFQWAVSRALCSPPACNAFSRGAISSEAVCKPLCARRPFGLAQEACRSYSHVVLKEVRFFNLQVLYPLLNDPALNLRIVHLVRDPRAVLRSREQTAKALARDNGIVLGTNGTWVEADPRLRVVSEVCRSHVRIAEAALHKPPPFLQGRYLLVRFEDLAREPLREIRALYAFTGLSLTPQLESWIHNITHGSGPGARREAFKTTSRDAHNVSQAWRHSLPFSKIRRVQELCAGALQLLGYRPVYSEDEQRDLNLDLVVPRGPSSFRWASPTDEHSKP, encoded by the coding sequence ATGCGGCTACCGCGCGTCTCCGGCACTGTAGTGACTGCACTCCTGCTGGCGCAAACCTGCCTTCTGCTCTTCCTGGTCTCCCGACAAGGGCCGTGGTACCCAGCCGGCGGCAAGCAGCGTGTGCACGTGTTGGTGTTGTCCTCTTGGCGCTCAGGCTCATCCTTCGTGGGCCAGCTCTTCAGCCAGCATCCAGACGTGTTCTACCTGATGGAGCCAGCGTGGCACGTGTGGGCTGCCCTGTCGCAGGGCAGTGCTCCAGCGCTGCACATGGCTGTTCGCGATCTGGTGCGCTCTGTCTTCCTGTGCGACATGGACGTGTTCGACGCCTACCTGCCGTGGCGCCGCAACCTGTCAGACCTCTTCCAATGGGCGGTGAGCCGCGCGCTGTGCTCGCCCCCCGCCTGCAACGCCTTCAGTCGCGGCGCCATCAGCAGTGAGGCTGTGTGCAAGCCACTGTGCGCGCGGCGGCCCTTCGGCCTGGCCCAGGAGGCCTGCCGCTCCTATAGCCACGTGGTGCTCAAGGAGGTGCGCTTTTTTAACCTGCAGGTACTTTACCCGCTACTCAACGACCCAGCGCTCAACCTACGCATCGTGCACCTGGTGCGCGACCCAAGGGCGGTGCTGCGCTCCCGAGAGCAGACCGCCAAGGCGTTGGCGCGCGATAACGGCATAGTGCTGGGCACCAACGGCACATGGGTGGAGGCCGACCCCCGCTTGCGCGTGGTGAGCGAGGTGTGTCGCAGCCACGTGCGCATAGCTGAGGCCGCTCTGCACAAGCCGCCGCCCTTCCTGCAGGGTCGCTACCTCCTGGTGCGCTTCGAGGACCTGGCGAGGGAGCCGCTGCGCGAGATCCGCGCACTCTACGCCTTCACCGGCCTGAGCCTTACGCCTCAGCTCGAGTCCTGGATTCACAATATCACGCACGGGTCGGGGCCCGGTGCGCGCCGAGAGGCCTTCAAGACTACGTCTAGGGATGCACACAACGTCTCCCAGGCCTGGCGCCACTCGCTGCCCTTCAGCAAGATTCGGCGCGTGCAGGAGCTGTGCGCTGGCGCCCTGCAGCTGCTGGGCTACCGGCCCGTGTACTCTGAGGATGAGCAGCGTGACCTTAACCTGGACCTCGTGGTGCCTCGCGGTCCCAGCAGTTTCAGGTGGGCGTCGCCCACCGATGAGCACTCCAAGCCTTAG